In Dama dama isolate Ldn47 chromosome X, ASM3311817v1, whole genome shotgun sequence, one genomic interval encodes:
- the DYNLT3 gene encoding dynein light chain Tctex-type 3, whose product MEEYHRPCDEVGFNADEAHNIVKECIDGVLGGEDYNQNNINQWTASIVEQSLAHLVKLGKAYKYIVTCAVVQRSPYGFHTASSCFWDTTSDGTCTVRWENRTMNCIVNVFAIAIVL is encoded by the exons ATGGAGGAGTACCATCGCCCCTGCGACGAG GTTGGCTTCAATGCTGATGAAGCCCACAATATCGTTAAAGAG TGTATAGATGGGGTCTTGGGAGGTGAAGACTATAATCAGAACAATATCAACCAATGGACTGCAAGCATAGTGGAACAATCCTTAGCACATCTGGTTAAGTTGGGAAAAGCTTATAAGTATATTG TGACCTGCGCAGTGGTCCAGAGGAGTCCATATGGCTTTCACACAGCCAGCTCATGTTTTTGGGACACCACATCTGATG GAACCTGCACTGTAAGATGGGAGAACCGAACCATGAACTGTATCGTCAACGTTTTTGCCATTGCTATTGTCCTGTAG